CGACGGACAGCACCCCGATGACGCCGAGGAGCTTCCCGCGGATCGAGCTCGTCAGCCCGCGGCGGGTGGCCGCGGTGCCGGTGTCGCCCGTGGGGGCGGAGGGACCGGTCGTCGTCATGGCATGCACTCCTCGTCGTGGCGGGGCGGTGCCCCGGTGTCGTCGCACGACCGATCGGCGCGGGCACCGGCCTGATGAGGTGCGGACCGGACGAAGGGCGGGCGATTTCAGTAGGTGAAGGCAACCGTCCGCTCGCGGAGCTCGTCCGAGAGCCGGGCGAGCTCGACGACGGAGGCGCTCATCTGCGCGAGCACGTGCGAGCTGGTCTCGGCGGCCGAGGCGACGCCGGTGATGTTCGCGGCGATCTCGCCCGAGCCCGCGGCGGCCTCCTGGACCCCGCGCGACATCTCGGTCGTCGTCGCGGTCTGCTCCTCGACCGACGACGCGATCGTCAGCTGGAAGTCGTTGATCGAGCCGATGATGTGCGTGATCTGCTCGATCGCCGCGACGGCCCCCGTGGTGTCGAGCTGGATCGCGTCGACGCGGCGTGCGATGTCCTCGGTGGCGCGGGCGGTCTCGCGCGCGAGCTCCTTGACCTCGCCCGCGACGACCGCGAAGCCCTTGCCGGCCTCCCCGGCGCGCGCCGCCTCGATGGTGGCGTTCAGCGCCAGGAGGTTGGTCTGCTCCGCGATGCTCGTGATCGTCTTGACGACGTCGCCGATCTCCGAGGACGAGACCCCGAGCCGGGCGACGGTCTGCGTGGTGTGCGCCGCGACGCCGGTCGCGTCGGAGGCGACCCTGGCCGCCTGGTTGGCGTTCTGCGCGATCTCGCGGATCGAGGCGCCCATCTGCTCGGCCCCGGCGGCGACGCCGTGCACGTTGCGGTTGACCTCCTCCGCGGCGGCCGCGACCACCCCGGCCTGCGCCGACGTCTCCTGCGAGCTCACCGCGACCTGGGCGTTCGACGACGCCAGGTCCTGCGCCGCCGCGGCGACGGTCCGTGCGGTCTCGACGACGCCGCCGAGCGTCTCGCGCAGCGACGCCTGTGCGGTCGACAGCGACG
The Cellulomonas sp. NS3 DNA segment above includes these coding regions:
- a CDS encoding methyl-accepting chemotaxis protein, with product MLALVGVFGLVGGAGGVALWRAGQNLEEMSGLTGQLQTAMAELRTAQARSHLLVRQQAGATDDVTRLQLTESQAWNDRDVERQIAAVADFPQSETQQWADFQDRWAAWLTYRDATLVPLAQAGDVDGLEQAIGASVAADPMWAGRALALAQGQIDSQVDAILAESRAEVDRTIVVLAIAFVVGSLGAGSLAVAVARRTSRAIQAVHRSLDAMAEGDLTVTADVPGRDETGRMAASLSTAQASLRETLGGVVETARTVAAAAQDLASSNAQVAVSSQETSAQAGVVAAAAEEVNRNVHGVAAGAEQMGASIREIAQNANQAARVASDATGVAAHTTQTVARLGVSSSEIGDVVKTITSIAEQTNLLALNATIEAARAGEAGKGFAVVAGEVKELARETARATEDIARRVDAIQLDTTGAVAAIEQITHIIGSINDFQLTIASSVEEQTATTTEMSRGVQEAAAGSGEIAANITGVASAAETSSHVLAQMSASVVELARLSDELRERTVAFTY